A region of Carassius auratus strain Wakin chromosome 41, ASM336829v1, whole genome shotgun sequence DNA encodes the following proteins:
- the LOC113059323 gene encoding thyroid hormone receptor-associated protein 3-like isoform X1, with protein sequence MSNKTKKSESRSHSRSASRSRCRSDSRSRSRSRSSPRPRSRKRRYGSRSRSRSHSPSHNRERNHTREYQNQREFRGNHRGFRRPYYFRGRGQGFFRGRFQRGGRGGYNNYHPKNWQNFRQHHQQQQQQQYHPNSPKRGHSRSRSPKKQSKSPQSRSHSRRSDRSSSGRSPQSHHSSSSNSGSAKHSCKDLREDISVPEETRGGGDGALAEQVGGSPAAEGNSDGDRTVEESQVLTNRDTSPKRASPQVFSTVTSDQLIDSATNETSPAQNAPNKGATTWKSVETAPSNTSPIKKSFTPVFNSFGLFSNIDQQTNETTAMSTAFALLKFLEEQKLKKQASAWDNNTHKGKSNGDIVCDQENGEIIEKGIELSRTVDYDVAGKEKSRSAKSGDGNKLSISSAKRGSQNRLTFQCEDGEDDDEEMEISNRVRDMENDPCKSKVTLSAREMFERHIRRMQDMAWDDELEALLLCHKQERAANILAALSKRDQFSGMFKDPSPEKLSNVNPKEKSSSKPTLLPRRSSENREQEMFVVMNDESPPRASMKRSEFSVRMDSLRTPALTNERRNLLDFLHLDKKDWEFQSVLQHLQAQLSPKSPSELFAQHIVSIVHHIKAQYFPSSGLSLNDRFAMYQRRAAEKEFMKQRKSPEIHRRIDVSPSAFKRHALLIDEMKSSMENSFKVDGKKSKGDSMDLRLDIESRKKYLSGEREHREEEYGGRVSRKSPDASKEISTEKISKNHKKSKFRKSKKKREHSESSSSSFSSVYHEEEAEIKAEGFSKVQQEFREYGEPAERRWARGGFQLRRRGRNWNRGNFHGSSNGDSQMNMSEKNDDWDQEYTPKSKKYFLQSERDGEAEKKMIYTRVRGRGRGNAIRGKGRFILRRATNTNPTNNTSPKWAHDKFQATDEDEGEQQGEDVEQDQ encoded by the exons GTCTCGCTCTCGGTCAAGATCCCATTCTCCGTCCCACAACAGGGAGCGGAACCACACGCGGGAGTACCAGAACCAACGGGAGTTTCGAGGCAACCATAGAGGCTTCCGAAGGCCATATTACTTCCGGGGCAGAGGTCAGGGCTTTTTCCGTGGTCGCTTTCAGCGTGGTGGAAGGGGTGGATATAATAACTACCACCCCAAAAACTGGCAGAACTTCCGGCAGcaccatcagcagcagcagcagcagcagtaccACCCCAACAGCCCCAAGAGGGGCCACTCGCGTTCACGCTCTCCCAAGAAGCAGTCAAAAAGCCCGCAGTCCCGCAGCCATTCCCGCCGCTCTGACAGGTCGTCCTCAGGGAGATCACCTCAGTCGCACCATTCTTCCTCCTCCAACTCTGGGTCTGCCAAACACAGTTGCAAAGATCTAAGAGAGGACATCTCTGTGCCTGAAGAAACCCGAGGAGGAGGAGATGGGGCTCTGGCAGAGCAGGTGGGAGGCTCTCCTGCGGCTGAAGGGAACTCTGATGGAGACAGGACTGTGGAGGAATCTCAGGTTTTAACAAACCGTGACACTAGTCCTAAAAGGGCAAGTCCGCAGGTTTTCTCCACTGTCACTAGTGACCAACTGATTGACTCTGCAACCAACGAGACAAGTCCTGCTCAGAATGCTCCTAATAAAGGTGCCACCACCTGGAAGAGTGTTGAAACTGCACCTTCAAACACCAGCCCCATAAAGAAAAGCTTTACACCAGTTTTCAATAGTTTTGGACTCTTTTCAAATATTGACCAACAGACAAATGAGACGACTGCTATGTCCACTGCATTTGCATTATTGAA ATTCCTGGAGGAGCAAAAGCTTAAAAAACAGGCTTCTGCATGGGACAACAACACACATAAAGGGAAAAGTAATGGAGATATAGTATGTGATCAAGAAAATGGAGAAATTATTGAAAAAGGCATTGAGCTGTCTCGCACTGTAGATTACGACGTGGCAGGAAAGGAGAAATCCAGATCTGCCAAGAGTGGTGATGGTAACAAGTTATCCATAAGCTCCGCTAAAAGGGGTTCACAAAACAGACTGACATTTCAGTGCGAGGATGGTGAGGACGATGATGAAGAAATGGAGATCTCCAATAGGGTGAGGGATATGGAAAACGACCCCTGCAAAAGCAAAGTGACGCTGTCTGCTCGTGAGATGTTTGAGAGGCATATCAGGAGAATGCAGGACATGGCATGGGACGATGAGCTGGAAGCTCTCCTGCTCTGCCATAAACAGGAAAGAGCAGCCAATATTCTAGCTGCTCTCTCTAAGAGAGACCAGTTCAGTGGCATGTTTAAGGATCCCTCACCTGAAAAGCTCTCTAATGTTAACCCAAAGGAGAAATCCTCTTCTAAACCCACTCTGCTGCCCAGGAGGAGCTCTGAGAACCGTGAGCAAGAGATGTTTGTAGTTATGAATGACGAATCCCCGCCAAGAGCTTCAATGAAAAGAAGTGAATTCAGTGTGAGGATGGATTCTCTGAG GACACCTGCTTTGACCAATGAAAGAAGGAATCTTCTGGATTTTCTGCATCTTGATAAGAAGGATTGGGAGTTTCAGTCTGTCCTTCAGCATCTTCAGGCTCAGCTTTCACCCAAAAGTCCATCTGAGCTGTTTGCCCAACACATAGTTTCAATTGTCCATCACATTAAAG CTCAATATTTTCCTTCCTCTGGATTGAGCCTAAATGACCGATTTGCCATGTACCAGAGGAGAGCTGCTGAGAAAGAATTCATGAAGCAGAGAAAGAGTCCAGAGATACACAG GAGAATTGATGTTTCTCCCAGTGCTTTTAAGAGGCACGCTCTTCTGATTGATGAGATGAAAAGCTCCATGGAAAACAGCTTCAAG GTCGATGGTAAAAAATCTAAAGGTGATTCAATGGACCTTCGGCTGGATATTGAGAGCAGAAAGAAATACTTgagtggagagagagagcacagagagGAAGAGTATGGAGGAAGAGTGTCGAGGAAATCTCCAGATGCAAGCAAGGAAATATCCACTGAGAAAATCTCGAAGAACCACAAAAAATCTAA attcag GAAAAGCAAGAAGAAACGGGAGCATTCTGAGTCATCATCCTCATCGTTTTCCTCTGTTTACCATGAAGAAGAGGCTGAGATCAAGGCAGAAGGCTTCTCCAAAGTCCAACAGGAGTTTAGAGAGTATGGAGAACCTGCAGAGAGAAGATGGGCACGAGGAGGCTTT CAGCTTAGAAGACGCGGTAGAAACTGGAACCGAGGAAATTTCCATGGAAGCAGTAATggggattcacagatgaacatgtCAGAAAAGAATGATGACTGGGATCAAGAATACACCCCCAAGAGCAAGAAATACTTCTTA CAGAGTGAAAGAGATGGGGAAGCTGAGAAGAAGATGATTTACACGCGAGTGCGTGGTCGTGGTCGCGGTAATGCTATTCGTGGAAAGGGACGTTTTATCCTCCGGAGGGCCACAAATACCAACCCCACCAATAATACGAGCCCTAAATGGGCCCATGATAAATTCCAGGCCACTGATGAAGATGAAGGCGAACAGCAAGGAGAAGATGTAGAACAGGACCAGTGA